The genomic stretch TGATAAAATCATAACAACACAAGGAAGGAAAGTTGGAATTAAGAAGGCCTTAGTGTTTTATGTTGGTAAAGCACCTAAGGGTACTAAAACCAATTGGATTATGCACGAGTATCGTCTCACCGAACCCACCCGTAAAAGCGGTAGCTCTAAGGTTCGTATAACTCAAACCGTATTATAATTATTCAATTATTTGTTAAAAAAAAGGCTATAAATatgattttacaataaaattaaatcgaattataattttattataaatacggttttttttttgttataaatATCTAACGGTGCAAATGGTTGATGATTTCAGCTGGACGATTGGGTGTTATGTCGAATTTACAAGAAAAGTTCGGGTGCGGCCCGGCCCACGACAAGTAAAGAAAACAGTACAGGTGGATCATCATCGTCGTCATCATCACATCTAGATGACGTCATGGAATCTTTACCCGATATTGGCGGGCGTTCATTTGCTTTGCCACGTATGAATTCATTAAAAAACAATGTGGGCCCTcaacaacagcagcaacaacaaccacAAGGGCAACAAGATGACAAGTTTAACCTTCAACATCATCTCGGGTCGGGTAATTTTGATTGGGCGGTATTAGCCGGGTTAAGCTCGATTCCTGAGTTCGGGTGTACTGGATCGACTCAACCGCAATCGGGTCAAGTTAATAATAGTAACAACAATGTTAGTGATTTGTACGTGCCTACTTTACCACCTTTGGCACAAGTGGAGTCACCTGTCGATAACAAGTATTGGGGTCCAATGGTCGAGGAAGAGGTCCAAAGTGGTATCAGGACTCAACGATTAAACAATCATAATTTGGGATATTACAATCCCGACTCTATTGACCCGTTTGGGATTCGATACTCAAACCAATCCACCGGGTTCGGGTTTGGTTACACACATTGAACAAATTGATCAAGATTTTTGGCATGGATTTGAAATCGGTGTAAATATGTCGATTATTTGGCTAACATTGAGAAGTCAAGGATTCAAGATAATGCAATTGAATGAGAAAATTATTGTGGGTGGAAATTTAATGAAATTAGGCGAACGAAAAATCgttatgtttttattttattttgttttatatGAAATGTTGGTAGGAAAAATGCATTGTTCAATGTACAACGTGCTTAATTTGACAAAATTGTAAGTCCAAAAAAAATTGGGCGGTGATTGATTTCTTATTAAGGTTGGACAATTGGACATGATTAATTTTTCATGTCAAACTAGGAATAGTATAGTTAGCATATAAGTAGTATCATTAAATGAACAACATATTTGTATTTATTTCGGAAATTATTGAAACCGTTTTGTACTATTTTCTTGGTTCCTCTTTGGGTAAAGTATTATGAACATCTCTCTGCGCTCTTGTTCTATCCAATTGATTCGGTCTGTTACGCTTGTTTTTAGACGGAATTTTATGATTTTAACATAAGAGaacaaaaattttcgaaattaccGCCGGCGGAACAAAAGCGTGTTTTTTTTGTCTTTACTCCAAAACCTTTTTAATAGTTCCAGGTCGAGAAATTGTTTCTACGAATTTTACTAATATAACGATATAGAGTTCGAGAATTGAACTGAAACATACACAAGATTGAAGCGATTGAATTTTTATGCTCCGAGGTTTAATTTGTTGGTTACACAAGATTGAAACGATGTCAAAATCACAACCAAGCTAAAGGTTAGCAAGTGGCACGATGAATATACTCttgcatgattttatgattctcTTTAATAATTGAGTCGTCAAGCTAATTTTCTCAAAATAGGTTTTTAGTCACATTCtctttttattttcctttttttataTACAAAGTTTGCGTATTTATTCACCCGAAAAAAAAGATTAAATAGGTTCTGTACGTAGATAATTCTAGTTTATTCCATCTTATAATTTACCCTTTTTGGCTAATATTAGTCATGTTTTGTCGTTGATATACGAGTACTTTACTTGCATATACTCGCTTGAAATCGTTAGTCTGTGCAGATCGTTTTATCATTTTTCATGATTTTTTTTATATTACTCTCTctcatccactcttttcttccctatttactaAAACTGGATTATTCAGATTTTCTCCCTCTTTCTTTTTTGGGAAAGctttaattaatattatactcctacctctttccactcatcaaactcaccatatcctttattaatatttaattctaattattcttacccctctccaataaccaaacctcACCtatttcctttattaatatttacaaaaattctACCGTCTTCCCGAAAGATGGTACTCCTCACACACAAACACAATCCACCCAAATGGAATATTATAATGGCTTGTGTGTGAGGAGTACCGTCCTCCGGGAGGACGGTGGAATTACTCatatttaatcctaattattcatacctctccctaattaccaaaccccactcatatctttatcaatattatactcctcACCCTTAATCCCCGTGCCCATttcaaaggaaaagaaaagagtggataggagggagtataagttaGAACAAAGGAATCAAAAACCTTGATATTTAGTAATAAATTAGATTTAACCCTGCCTGAACTTTGACAAAATTTTGCGATAAGGACCCAAATTTTCTTTTAGATACTTTAAGGACCTCATTTTGATTATTGGACAAATCTACCTTTCTAATATGTTTGTTGAATATTATTTctataaacaatgaagaaaaatataaaataaaatgagTCCAATTACTTTTCTTTTTCTTGAAAACTATTTTAAACGTGCGTAAAGAGCAATTTAATTCTTATCAAATATTTTCGTGTTTCAATTACTTTGAACATGCATAAAACTACTTGTCAAACGGGCCGGGGCAGAATACGTGTCAAAAGATAGTTTCTAAATTTatcttaataattattttataattaaagtttacataatttatataaaaatgattTTTTAATAGTGTTTTAATTTGAAATActagaaataataaaaaaaattaagtattatttcaaatataatgtgtaatattaatattttaataaaattcttgaatTTTCTTCATCTTAATGGGTCGACCCGTTCGACTCGGGTTTCGTCTAAATTAACGAGTCATTTTGGGCATGAACGGATCGAGGGATGAGATTTTTGGGTCTAAGACCCTGGAAAAATTGGGTCGGGTTAAATTTTAACAGGTTTACTTATAATCGTAATTGCTATCTTAACCTCATTTTTATGCAAAGTTTATACAAAAAATAATTTCAGTTGTATTAACAAGTAACAACTAAGAGGTGTGAAAGCattttatactttttttttttgggcaaCCGTAAAGTAAGCATTTTATACCTTTCTTTACAGCTGTCAAAAAAAGAAagcattttatacttaaaacaaataacaatacaaactattaatgtgttttttttttgtcacataaataaaacaaaatattgACATGCAAGAGTATTTTAGTCAAATAAACAAATTGAGGTTCTTAATGTGTCTAAAACAAAGTTCAAGTCCTTATCGTAAAATTATGTTAAAGTTCAGGTTTTTATAGTATGGTTAACTCTAATAAATTTAGGTCACATTTTATTGTAATCCTACATTAATATGTATACCGACGTAAATATCTTAACCTAAGGAATTGACTAGTAGTCGTCTAGTACAAATATCTTGAATGTCCCATCTCTAAAGTCATATCCCCACCTTCAATCTGTCAATCCCTTACACACAAGAAGACAAAATTACTTTACCTTGGAATGTTACATATGATAACAACATTATTaaagtttttataatgtttatcTAATTATTTGTGTTTTCTTTTtccaaatttaattaattaggtgAAATGGGTATCAAATAAATATGCCTACTTTGTAATAGGTTACATGATATTACAAATATCTCCCCAAGGGTTTAAGATTTCGATTAGATAACGTCAAAGTTAAAATGTACTTTTTTACTCGCTTTATAAGAGCGTGTATAACTTGTACTATGGGTTGTGGATCAAGCGAGGAAGGACTTAAGAAGTGATATCAAAAATGAAATTTAAGCTCGAGTTCACAAAAAGTTGTGTTGTGGTGATAGTACTCGAAATAATAATGCGAAGTAGCATGGCAGTGCAAATTAGTACCATTCGAGTGCTATCTGGGATAATCAGACGTAAAATAACATTCAAGGTGCAAAATAGTTATCGATCTGTCTTATGCTGTAAATGTGGTTAAACCAATAGATTCAAAAATACATGTAAATTGACAGAATCAGTTAAAGTGTATTTTCATAATATAAATACATACGTCTTAAATTTGTTAAAAACCCATTTTATTACTAATTGATTTTAAGATGAAATCCCGATTAAGTTTGACTAACCAACAGTCAAGATGTTGAAAGTACAATCATCTAGGTTTTATATATACGTCAAAACGTACGTAAGTAATGACGGAAATAATTAGTCATTTAGTCCAAAGATGCGAGATTAATAAAGCAGGAAAAGCACACAATCTTTATAACAGACTAATAATTGTAATTGTGTGATTTATACGAATAAAATGCACACGAACACTAAGTTTAAAAACCTCCACGTGTCTATCTTGCTAATGTTACGACACGTTTTACTACAATAACTCTTTTAAGCTTTTGACCAAACTCTTTTGTTCCAGGTGAACTGTATCATGGTCGCGCCTTCATTTTTCCCTTGGACCACACACTACTCAAGTGACTAAAATACTGTGAGACGGTCATTTTctataaaaaaaaatcattaacgTAGTACCGATTTTCTTATAAAAGAATTGTATTACAGTGTGAAACCGTTTTATACGATAATTATTTATGAATTATATTAAGCTTTAGACCAAACTTTTGTTATTCCACCTGACTTATGTTCCAGATGAACTGTATGATGGTCGCACCTTCGCTATTTATTCTCTTGGAGGACCACATATCGATCAGTACATCACCCAAGTGACTAAACACCTAATCTTGATCTTAATCTTCATCTTTATATGAATTGTACATCTAGCTAACACTTGATCCTATCTTAATTCAACATATGTTAGTTTAATTGAACCTCATTGATTGGATTATTAGAATTAAGACCGTTTTATGATAGGAAGGAACATTTTATGATACTGGGTGAAATTTAAAAGATTTATACAATCTCGATGTTAATATAGAACTATTCATCTCGGCTGTTATGATTAGTAGTGCGGAGCTAGGAATTGAACTCAATGGTGGCGAAAATCTCAGCGGGGCGAGCACTCATACTAACCTCCTAACTCCACCATTGATGACCGACATCCCCAATAACGATAAAATATAACCAAAATCCACAAAATTAAATCAAAT from Silene latifolia isolate original U9 population chromosome 5, ASM4854445v1, whole genome shotgun sequence encodes the following:
- the LOC141656425 gene encoding NAC domain-containing protein JA2L-like, producing the protein MGVQDKDPLSQLSLPPGFRFYPTDEELLVQYLCRKVAGHQFSLQIIAEIDLYKFDPWVLPSKAMFGEKEWYFFSPRDRKYPNGSRPNRVAGSGYWKATGTDKIITTQGRKVGIKKALVFYVGKAPKGTKTNWIMHEYRLTEPTRKSGSSKLDDWVLCRIYKKSSGAARPTTSKENSTGGSSSSSSSHLDDVMESLPDIGGRSFALPRMNSLKNNVGPQQQQQQQPQGQQDDKFNLQHHLGSGNFDWAVLAGLSSIPEFGCTGSTQPQSGQVNNSNNNVSDLYVPTLPPLAQVESPVDNKYWGPMVEEEVQSGIRTQRLNNHNLGYYNPDSIDPFGIRYSNQSTGFGFGYTH